A region from the Lutra lutra chromosome 1, mLutLut1.2, whole genome shotgun sequence genome encodes:
- the LOC125096042 gene encoding olfactory receptor 5K1-like, protein MTEDNYSLTTEFILIGFTDRPELKSLLFVVFLTIYVITMVGNLGLVTLIFMEHRLHTPMYIFLGNLALMDSCCSCAITPKMLENLFSKDRMISLYECMAQFYFLCLAETTDCFVLAAMAYDRYVAICSPLQYHTMMSKKVCIQMTTGAYIAGNLHPMIHVGFLFRLTFCGSNQINHFFCDVFPLYRLSCVDPYINELMIFIFAGAVLVFSVIIVLISYLCILFMIFKMKSKEGRGKALSTCASHFLSVSIFYGSLLFVYIRPQSVKEEDKEIPGAIFYALVIPLLNPFIYSLRNKEVINAMKKIIMKFL, encoded by the coding sequence ATGACTGAAGATAACTACTCCTTGACCACTGAATTTATCCTCATAGGATTTACAGATCGCCCAGAGTTGAAGAGCCTCCTGTTTGTGGTGTTTCTCACTATCTATGTGATCACTATGGTGGGGAATCTTGGCCTGGTGACATTGATTTTTATGGAGCATCGTCTTCACACACCAATGTACATCTTTCTGGGCAACCTggctttgatggattcctgttgtTCCTGTGCCATTACCCCCAAAATGTTAGAGAACCTCTTTTCAAAGGACAGAATGATTTCCCTTTATGAATGCATggcacaattttattttctctgccttgCTGAAACTACAGACTGCTTTGTCCTGGCAGCAATGGCCTATGATCGCTATGTGGCCATATGTAGCCCTCTGCAGTACCACACCATGATGTCAAAGAAAGTGTGCATTCAGATGACCACAGGGGCATACATAGCTGGAAACCTGCATCCCATGATTCATGTAGGGTTTCTCTTTAGGTTAACTTTCTGTGGGTCAAATCAAATTAATCACTTTTTTTGTGATGTTTTTCCATTATACAGACTTTCCTGTGTTGACCCTTATATCAATGAATTGATGATATTTATCTTTGCAGGTGCAGTTTTAGTCTTCTCTGTTATCATAGTCCTAATCTCTTATCTCTGCATCctttttatgattttcaaaatgaaatccaaagagGGAAGAGGCAAAGCCTTATCTACTTGTGCatcccactttctctctgtctcaatatTCTATGGTTCTCTTCTCTTTGTGTACATTCGACCACAGTCAGTTAAAGAAGAGGACAAAGAAATACCTGGTGCTATTTTTTATGCTCTAGTGATCCCTTTATTAAACCCTTTTATTTATAGTCTAAGAAATAAGGAAgtaataaatgctatgaaaaaaattataatgaaatttttataa